A window from Nitrososphaerota archaeon encodes these proteins:
- a CDS encoding CBS domain-containing protein: MCGESLAPLTVKVRDAMDTKLVKIEKDRPAIEALKLMIDNGVWSVVVTDKGVIVGVMTERDFIRRCILKGLDPNKTPVEKLMSCPLITIEADRPLGEALQLMTTKGVRRLFVTEGGKIIGRITQTELVEKTLDVFMALSSLQRQM, encoded by the coding sequence ATGTGTGGTGAGAGTTTGGCTCCACTTACAGTAAAGGTTAGAGATGCGATGGATACTAAGCTTGTGAAGATCGAGAAAGATAGACCAGCTATAGAGGCGCTTAAGCTGATGATCGATAACGGAGTCTGGTCTGTAGTTGTAACCGACAAAGGGGTTATAGTGGGCGTGATGACTGAAAGAGACTTCATAAGGCGTTGCATACTTAAAGGCCTTGACCCCAATAAGACGCCTGTGGAGAAGCTGATGAGCTGCCCCCTGATAACGATTGAGGCGGATAGACCACTCGGCGAAGCCCTTCAACTCATGACGACAAAGGGTGTGAGAAGGCTCTTCGTAACCGAAGGCGGTAAGATAATAGGGAGAATAACACAAACAGAGTTGGTTGAGAAGACCCTAGACGTATTTATGGCTCTCTCATCGCTTCAGCGCCAGATGTAA
- a CDS encoding NTPase: MAKRIWLLTGEPGCGKTTALMKIVNAVRARGYSIGGVVAAEKRIRGIRVGFEIVDLLSGSRDILASVEQKMGPRVGKYRVNLKALSDLAAKALIEAARSCDLIVCDEIGPMEMASPEFRKAVKEVVDSGKPMVGVIHKHIRDPLADELRASAEVEVVEIDIYRSDEATSKILEAVLNLLGAGH; this comes from the coding sequence TTGGCTAAAAGAATCTGGCTGCTAACAGGAGAACCCGGCTGTGGCAAGACAACAGCGCTAATGAAGATTGTGAATGCCGTGAGGGCAAGAGGCTACTCTATCGGTGGGGTAGTTGCTGCAGAAAAGAGGATTAGAGGAATTAGAGTGGGCTTCGAAATCGTCGACCTATTATCAGGCAGCAGAGATATCTTGGCCTCAGTAGAGCAGAAGATGGGACCCAGAGTAGGAAAGTATAGGGTTAATCTGAAGGCGCTATCAGATCTGGCAGCAAAAGCACTCATTGAAGCTGCGCGGAGCTGCGACTTAATCGTTTGTGACGAGATAGGGCCGATGGAAATGGCTAGCCCAGAGTTTCGCAAAGCGGTCAAGGAAGTTGTGGATTCTGGTAAGCCTATGGTTGGCGTTATACATAAACATATACGTGACCCTCTGGCTGATGAGCTAAGGGCATCGGCTGAGGTTGAGGTTGTAGAGATAGACATTTATCGCTCAGACGAAGCTACATCAAAGATCTTAGAGGCAGTCCTCAACCTACTGGGTGCAGGGCATTGA
- a CDS encoding ribonuclease HII yields MSERLVGGVDDAGRGCIIGPLVLAGVAVEESKLSKLVEIGVRDSKTLSPAARARLYPLIKDLAYKVVSVKVPPEEVDKYVARRKKFIRLNLLEAEAAAKVIEELEADLVYVDAPDTDPERFKRNVVALLRRKVEVISEHEADKTYPIVSAASIIAKFERDAEIARLRERYGDFGSGYPADPTTIAFLRDWLAKHGETPPFARKTWKTWKRLVDRRLG; encoded by the coding sequence TTGAGTGAAAGATTAGTTGGTGGAGTCGACGACGCTGGCAGAGGATGCATCATAGGACCGCTGGTCTTGGCTGGTGTCGCGGTTGAGGAGAGCAAGTTAAGCAAACTTGTTGAGATAGGCGTTAGAGACTCCAAGACACTCTCGCCAGCAGCAAGAGCGAGACTCTACCCTCTCATCAAAGATCTTGCATACAAAGTTGTTTCAGTAAAGGTTCCACCCGAGGAGGTCGATAAGTATGTTGCGAGGAGGAAGAAGTTCATTAGGCTTAATCTGCTTGAAGCCGAAGCCGCAGCTAAGGTTATCGAGGAACTGGAGGCTGATCTGGTGTATGTGGACGCTCCAGACACCGACCCCGAACGATTTAAGAGGAATGTAGTTGCTCTACTTAGGAGGAAGGTCGAAGTTATATCAGAGCACGAGGCTGATAAGACATACCCTATCGTTTCAGCAGCCTCAATTATAGCGAAGTTTGAGCGTGATGCAGAAATCGCTAGGTTGCGTGAAAGGTATGGGGACTTTGGCAGCGGTTACCCAGCTGACCCAACTACGATAGCGTTTCTTAGAGACTGGTTGGCAAAGCACGGCGAAACGCCACCCTTCGCTAGGAAGACTTGGAAGACTTGGAAGCGTCTGGTTGATAGGAGACTGGGTTAG